Proteins co-encoded in one Streptomyces roseochromogenus subsp. oscitans DS 12.976 genomic window:
- a CDS encoding FtsX-like permease family protein, with product MRAVWKAARAAVRRRRLQTLVIWLVTLVSTGSMVVALGLVDAASAPFDHAFGKQHGPHVVAAFDRGRVSDARLVDAAREPGVEAVAGPFPQASMEIPRGAGDFGLGGEVTVVGRPGPGGPVDRVDLWAGRWPTRPGEMVLNRESDWTADDLGRTFHVPSGPTLKIVGFAFDLSHSADVWVAPVQIQALHPTGTQMLFRFRDASSESALRTELAKVTAGLPKGTFAGSQSYLSLRHRIGSNARAYAPYLMAFGILGILVAVLIVANVVGGAVVSGFRHIGILKALGFAPGQVLAVYLVMISVPSLLGCALGTLAGNLLAHPFFQFVFTGPSSGVFHDSVGIAPWVNVLALLGMPLVCVLAALGPSVRAQRLSAARAISAGSAPRAGRALGVQRRLASARLPRSVSLGAGLPFARPARSALTLAAVVLGVTTVTFATGLAATMTAFGHGKRVYDVTVYVGNFRHGKEIKPVHTDRQLQSLLGSLPGATRVTARSDDDALLVGTTQVVMFEGRRGNVPLDSVLTGGRWMHRTGEVVAASAFMRRNGVRLGDHLRLRQAGREAEVTVVGETMDDNDRKITGAWPTVTALMPDARPIAYHVLLREGTEADQEAYARAVRAADPGLSVQLSGPNSVTATIVGSATALTLALSLVASLGVFNTAVLNTHDRRRDLGMLKSIGMTPRQVTVMTVTSMALLGVIGSVLGIPLGIAAYEVVVPRMAAGVDITLPSYMTDVWHAPTLTLLALAGLLIAVMGALIPARRAARLTVAEVLHSE from the coding sequence ATGAGGGCGGTGTGGAAGGCCGCGCGGGCGGCCGTGCGCAGGCGGAGACTGCAGACGCTGGTGATCTGGCTGGTCACGCTGGTGTCGACCGGGTCGATGGTGGTCGCGCTGGGGCTGGTGGACGCGGCGTCGGCGCCGTTCGACCACGCTTTCGGCAAGCAGCACGGGCCGCATGTGGTGGCAGCGTTCGACCGGGGCAGGGTGTCGGACGCCCGCCTGGTGGACGCGGCCCGGGAGCCGGGAGTGGAGGCGGTGGCCGGACCGTTTCCCCAGGCGTCGATGGAGATTCCGCGCGGGGCGGGCGACTTCGGCCTCGGCGGCGAGGTCACCGTGGTGGGCCGGCCGGGGCCCGGCGGCCCGGTGGACCGGGTGGACCTGTGGGCGGGCCGGTGGCCCACCCGGCCGGGCGAGATGGTCCTGAACCGGGAGTCCGACTGGACGGCCGACGACTTGGGCAGGACGTTCCACGTGCCGTCGGGGCCCACACTCAAGATCGTCGGGTTCGCCTTCGACCTGAGCCACTCCGCCGACGTGTGGGTCGCCCCGGTGCAGATCCAGGCTCTGCACCCTACCGGCACGCAGATGCTGTTCCGGTTCCGGGACGCCTCGTCGGAGAGTGCGCTGCGCACGGAACTGGCCAAGGTGACCGCGGGGCTGCCGAAAGGCACCTTCGCCGGGTCACAGTCGTATCTGTCGCTCAGACACCGGATCGGCAGCAACGCGCGCGCGTACGCCCCCTACCTGATGGCGTTCGGCATCCTCGGCATCCTGGTGGCGGTGCTGATCGTCGCCAATGTGGTGGGTGGTGCGGTGGTCTCCGGTTTCCGGCACATCGGCATCCTCAAGGCACTTGGCTTCGCGCCAGGGCAAGTGCTCGCCGTGTACCTGGTGATGATCTCCGTACCGTCTCTGCTGGGCTGCGCGCTCGGCACGCTCGCCGGGAACCTCCTGGCCCATCCCTTCTTCCAGTTCGTGTTCACCGGGCCCAGCTCGGGAGTGTTCCACGACAGCGTCGGCATCGCGCCCTGGGTGAACGTGCTCGCCCTGCTCGGCATGCCGCTCGTCTGTGTACTGGCCGCGCTCGGCCCTTCGGTGCGGGCGCAGCGGTTGTCGGCGGCGCGGGCCATCAGCGCGGGCAGTGCACCGCGTGCCGGACGGGCGCTGGGTGTCCAACGGCGCCTGGCCAGTGCCCGGTTGCCCCGGTCGGTGAGCCTCGGCGCGGGACTGCCGTTCGCCCGTCCGGCGCGCAGTGCGCTCACGCTGGCCGCCGTGGTTCTGGGCGTGACGACGGTGACGTTCGCGACCGGCCTGGCGGCGACGATGACCGCGTTCGGGCACGGGAAACGTGTCTACGACGTCACCGTGTACGTCGGCAATTTCCGGCACGGCAAGGAAATCAAGCCCGTGCACACCGATCGGCAGCTCCAGTCGCTGCTGGGTTCGCTGCCGGGCGCGACCCGGGTGACCGCACGGTCGGACGACGATGCGCTCCTGGTCGGCACCACCCAAGTGGTCATGTTCGAGGGCCGGCGCGGAAACGTGCCCCTGGACAGCGTGCTCACCGGCGGCCGCTGGATGCACCGCACCGGAGAGGTCGTGGCCGCGTCTGCGTTCATGCGCCGGAACGGAGTGCGCCTCGGGGACCATCTGCGACTGCGGCAGGCCGGCCGCGAAGCGGAGGTGACCGTCGTCGGCGAGACGATGGACGACAACGACCGGAAGATCACCGGTGCCTGGCCGACGGTCACCGCCCTGATGCCTGACGCGAGGCCCATCGCATACCACGTCCTGCTGCGCGAGGGCACGGAGGCGGACCAGGAGGCCTACGCGCGCGCGGTCCGGGCCGCCGACCCTGGTCTGTCCGTCCAGCTGAGCGGCCCGAACAGCGTCACCGCCACCATCGTCGGTTCCGCGACCGCCCTCACCCTGGCGCTGTCCCTGGTCGCCTCCCTCGGGGTGTTCAACACGGCCGTGCTCAACACCCACGACCGGCGCCGCGACCTCGGCATGCTGAAGTCGATCGGCATGACCCCGCGCCAGGTGACGGTGATGACGGTGACGTCGATGGCGCTGCTCGGCGTGATCGGGTCGGTGCTGGGCATCCCGCTGGGCATCGCCGCCTACGAGGTGGTCGTCCCCCGGATGGCCGCTGGGGTCGACATCACCCTGCCGTCGTACATGACAGACGTCTGGCACGCGCCGACCCTGACGCTCCTGGCCCTCGCAGGTCTCCTGATCGCCGTCATGGGCGCCCTGATCCCCGCCCGGCGGGCGGCCCGTCTCACCGTGGCGGAGGTGTTGCACAGCGAATAA
- a CDS encoding ABC transporter ATP-binding protein translates to MVTEVRTGDTVVRLDGVRKEYGETVALDGVSLEIRAGEAVAVMGPSGCGKSTLLNMIAGLDRPTAGGVVVHGENVGELSEKGLALYRRRRIGMIFQFFNLIDDLSALDNVALAAQLTGTPARQARRRALELFEELGIADRRNAYPAVLSGGERQRVAVARALMNRPALLLADEPTGALDSRAGEQVMDLLIDLNQIGQTLVIVTHDEHLAQRCASRLVQLADGRVTGEHTLEPSV, encoded by the coding sequence ATGGTCACCGAGGTGAGAACGGGAGACACCGTCGTACGGCTCGACGGTGTGCGCAAGGAGTACGGCGAGACGGTCGCACTCGACGGGGTGTCGCTGGAGATCCGCGCCGGGGAGGCGGTCGCGGTGATGGGCCCCTCGGGGTGCGGCAAGTCGACGCTGCTCAACATGATCGCCGGGCTGGACCGGCCGACGGCCGGCGGTGTCGTCGTACACGGCGAGAACGTGGGTGAGCTGAGCGAGAAGGGGCTCGCACTGTACCGGCGGCGCCGGATCGGCATGATCTTCCAGTTCTTCAACCTGATCGATGATCTGTCGGCCCTGGACAATGTGGCGCTGGCCGCACAGCTGACCGGCACTCCGGCCCGGCAGGCCCGGCGGCGCGCCCTGGAGCTGTTCGAGGAGCTGGGCATCGCGGACCGCCGCAACGCCTATCCGGCGGTGCTCAGCGGTGGTGAGCGGCAACGGGTCGCCGTGGCACGGGCGTTGATGAACCGGCCGGCCCTGCTACTGGCCGACGAGCCGACCGGCGCGCTGGACAGCCGGGCCGGGGAGCAGGTGATGGATCTGCTGATCGACCTGAACCAGATCGGCCAGACGCTGGTCATCGTCACGCACGACGAGCATCTTGCGCAGCGCTGCGCGAGTCGCCTGGTGCAGCTGGCGGACGGGCGGGTCACCGGTGAGCACACCCTGGAGCCGTCGGTATGA
- a CDS encoding sensor histidine kinase, which yields MGEYDVLAAALAVVCAAVLGLTAALVRIRRRWQAAVGERGWLLERERESAAEAAIAAERDRIARELHDIVSHNVSLMVVQASAAREVLGTMPDEAAKALRAVEDAGRGAMTDLRHLLGLLAPAQDGSDTDPGQGSGGADAVSTPLTPQPGLDRLGPLVDRISFAGLPVEVRISGEPRPLPQGIDVTAYRIIQEALTNVLRHGDGGKAEVTVRYADHALRVEVLNTGPSALTGTAPAAPKPRAAPRSPAAGTGRGLLGLRERVAVYGGDLDARRRLGGGYRVRARIPLDRP from the coding sequence ATGGGGGAGTATGACGTGTTGGCGGCGGCGCTCGCGGTGGTGTGCGCGGCCGTTCTGGGGCTGACGGCGGCGCTGGTGCGCATCCGGCGCCGCTGGCAGGCGGCGGTCGGGGAGCGCGGCTGGCTGCTGGAGCGGGAGCGGGAGAGCGCGGCGGAGGCCGCGATCGCGGCCGAACGTGACCGGATCGCCCGCGAGTTGCACGACATCGTCAGTCACAACGTCAGCCTCATGGTCGTCCAGGCGAGCGCCGCGCGCGAGGTGCTGGGCACGATGCCGGACGAGGCGGCGAAGGCACTGCGAGCCGTCGAGGACGCAGGCCGGGGCGCGATGACGGACCTCAGACATCTGCTGGGGCTGCTGGCCCCCGCGCAGGACGGCTCGGACACCGACCCCGGCCAGGGATCGGGCGGCGCCGACGCGGTGAGCACGCCCCTCACCCCCCAGCCCGGCCTCGACCGGCTCGGCCCGCTCGTGGACCGGATATCGTTCGCCGGGCTGCCGGTGGAGGTCCGTATCTCCGGCGAGCCGCGCCCGCTGCCCCAGGGCATCGACGTGACCGCCTACCGCATCATCCAGGAGGCCCTGACCAATGTGCTCCGGCACGGCGACGGCGGCAAGGCGGAGGTGACCGTGCGGTACGCCGACCACGCCCTGCGCGTCGAGGTCCTGAACACCGGCCCCAGCGCGCTGACCGGCACGGCCCCGGCCGCGCCGAAACCTCGGGCTGCGCCGAGAAGCCCGGCCGCCGGCACCGGCCGCGGCCTGCTCGGCCTGCGCGAGCGGGTCGCCGTCTACGGGGGTGACCTGGACGCCCGCCGCAGACTCGGCGGCGGCTACCGCGTCCGCGCCCGCATTCCCCTGGACCGCCCATGA
- a CDS encoding response regulator, with the protein MTGDAPERAPRVLIADDQTLIRTGFRLILTARGIEVAGEAADGAEAVAAVRELAPDVVLMDIRMPVMDGLEATRRILEKSPDCKVLMLTTFDLDRYVYTALSLGASGFLLKDVTPEHLAAAVRLVGTGDALLAPQITRRLVERYAAEAERTAVTVPVGLAALTPREREVLTLLGRGLSNTELATELTLSEATVKSHVARIFAKLGLRDRAQAVVLAYETGLVRPGAR; encoded by the coding sequence ATGACGGGGGACGCGCCCGAGCGGGCGCCCCGGGTGCTGATCGCCGACGACCAGACGCTGATCCGGACCGGCTTCCGGCTGATCCTCACCGCCCGAGGCATCGAGGTGGCCGGCGAGGCCGCCGACGGAGCGGAAGCGGTCGCCGCCGTCCGTGAACTCGCTCCGGACGTCGTGCTGATGGACATCCGCATGCCGGTCATGGACGGCCTGGAGGCCACCCGGCGGATCCTGGAGAAGTCCCCGGACTGCAAGGTGCTGATGCTGACCACCTTCGACCTGGACCGTTACGTCTACACGGCCCTGTCGCTGGGGGCCAGCGGCTTCCTGCTCAAGGACGTCACCCCGGAGCACCTGGCGGCGGCCGTACGGCTCGTCGGCACCGGTGACGCCCTGCTGGCACCGCAGATCACCCGGCGCCTGGTGGAGCGGTACGCGGCCGAGGCCGAGCGGACGGCCGTGACCGTCCCCGTCGGCCTGGCCGCACTCACCCCCCGCGAGCGCGAGGTGCTGACCCTGCTGGGCCGAGGCCTGTCCAACACAGAGCTGGCCACCGAGCTGACCCTGAGCGAGGCCACGGTCAAGTCCCACGTGGCCCGCATCTTCGCCAAGCTGGGCCTACGCGACCGTGCCCAGGCGGTGGTCCTGGCCTATGAGACCGGGCTGGTCCGGCCGGGGGCGCGGTAG
- a CDS encoding glycosyl hydrolase 53 family protein, whose translation MKFHPRRTIRGLLLPLAAGLALTVLPARTASAASTLTNGGFESDGTGTATPSGWSEYGDTGASYTESGGHSGSYRLTQYSSSAYKVETYQYLSGLTNGNYTLTVWVRSSGGQNAAYMALKNCGSAEQRTDLPISSSGWIRIVTPIKVTNNQCTISINSDANAGNWINVDDVTFTSGTTGSSIHGADISSLAKSEAKGGVYKTSSGATGDALAILKSYGMNYARLKVWVNPADGFNDKTHVLAMAKRIKAQGMKLLVDFHYSDTWADPGAQTKPATWMGHTYSQLKTDVYNHTYDVLNALKAQGTTADMVQIGNEINAGILWSEGSTSTWSQLAGLLNSGYDAAKAVSSSTVVALHLAKGGDDAGTKSWFDTAVSNGVKFDAIGLSYYGYWHGPLSDFQTTIDDAASRYGKPVFVAETAYPFTLANNDSLENQIDTTAELVSGYPATVAGQTKWMNDVASIVEAVPNGRGLGVFYWEATWTAVSGNGWDPTDATSGNGWENQALFGYDDKALSSMTWFSHR comes from the coding sequence ATGAAGTTCCATCCCAGACGCACCATCAGGGGCCTGCTGCTGCCGCTCGCCGCCGGGCTCGCCCTCACCGTTCTGCCCGCCCGGACCGCCTCCGCCGCGAGCACCCTCACCAACGGTGGCTTCGAGTCCGACGGCACCGGCACCGCCACCCCCAGCGGCTGGTCCGAGTACGGCGACACCGGCGCCTCGTACACCGAGTCCGGCGGCCACAGCGGGAGTTACCGCCTCACCCAGTACTCGTCCTCGGCCTACAAGGTCGAGACGTACCAGTACCTGTCGGGCCTGACCAACGGCAACTACACCTTGACCGTGTGGGTCCGTTCCAGTGGCGGGCAGAACGCCGCGTACATGGCGCTCAAGAATTGCGGGAGCGCGGAGCAGCGCACCGATCTGCCCATATCGTCCAGTGGGTGGATCCGTATCGTCACGCCGATCAAGGTGACGAACAACCAGTGCACCATCAGCATCAACAGTGACGCGAACGCCGGCAACTGGATCAATGTCGACGATGTGACCTTCACGTCCGGCACCACCGGTTCGTCCATCCACGGCGCCGACATCTCCTCCCTCGCCAAGAGCGAGGCCAAGGGCGGTGTCTACAAGACGAGTTCGGGTGCCACCGGCGACGCGCTCGCCATCCTGAAGTCGTACGGCATGAACTACGCCCGCCTGAAGGTCTGGGTGAACCCCGCCGACGGCTTCAACGACAAGACGCACGTCCTCGCGATGGCCAAGCGCATCAAGGCTCAGGGCATGAAGCTCCTGGTCGACTTCCACTACTCGGACACCTGGGCCGACCCCGGCGCCCAGACCAAACCGGCCACCTGGATGGGCCATACATACAGTCAACTCAAGACAGACGTGTACAACCACACGTACGACGTGTTGAACGCCTTGAAGGCTCAAGGCACTACCGCCGACATGGTCCAGATCGGCAATGAGATCAACGCCGGCATCCTGTGGTCCGAGGGATCGACGTCCACCTGGAGCCAGCTCGCCGGGCTCCTCAACTCCGGCTACGACGCGGCCAAGGCGGTTTCCTCGTCCACCGTGGTGGCATTGCACCTGGCCAAGGGCGGTGACGACGCCGGCACCAAGTCCTGGTTCGACACCGCGGTGTCCAACGGCGTCAAGTTCGACGCGATCGGCCTGTCGTACTACGGCTACTGGCACGGTCCGCTGTCCGACTTCCAGACCACGATCGACGACGCGGCCTCCCGCTACGGCAAGCCGGTCTTCGTCGCCGAGACCGCCTATCCCTTCACCCTGGCCAACAACGACTCGCTGGAGAACCAGATCGACACCACCGCCGAACTGGTCTCCGGCTACCCGGCGACCGTGGCCGGCCAGACCAAGTGGATGAACGACGTGGCGAGCATCGTCGAGGCCGTCCCGAACGGCCGCGGCCTCGGCGTCTTCTACTGGGAGGCGACCTGGACCGCCGTCAGCGGCAACGGCTGGGACCCGACCGACGCCACCTCAGGCAACGGCTGGGAGAACCAGGCCCTGTTCGGCTACGACGACAAGGCGCTCTCCTCCATGACGTGGTTCAGCCACCGCTGA
- a CDS encoding helix-turn-helix transcriptional regulator: protein MMGTPSGRMRQTILEWLKDPAAHFSAPGRRDPAETGVTARAVAAKLGVRHRTARAHLDFLTRLGVLRTRRLRCRTYYRRDEIRIAEVARVFEKGW from the coding sequence ATGATGGGAACCCCCTCGGGCCGGATGCGGCAGACGATTCTGGAATGGCTCAAGGACCCCGCGGCCCACTTCTCGGCGCCCGGTCGCCGCGATCCCGCCGAGACCGGAGTCACCGCGCGTGCCGTGGCCGCCAAGCTGGGCGTGCGCCACCGGACCGCCCGCGCCCACCTGGACTTCCTCACCCGGCTCGGCGTGCTGCGCACCCGCCGCCTGCGCTGCCGTACCTACTACCGGCGCGACGAGATCCGCATCGCCGAGGTGGCGCGCGTGTTCGAGAAGGGGTGGTGA
- a CDS encoding SMP-30/gluconolactonase/LRE family protein, producing the protein MDRPTALVPLHYVSLGARGPEDVVADAHGRVLTGVRDGRILRLHDLGDPRTARVEVLAETGGRPLGLEPLPDGGLLVCDAERGLLRVDPGPGPGGGTVRVLADSAAGERLRFCSNVVALPDGTVYFTVSSRRYPLEHWIGDIVEHTGTGRLLRLPPGGSAPEVLLDGLQFANGLAVGGDGSFLVIAETGACRLTRYHLTGPHAGHTDLFAVLPGMPDNIWREGADGPIWVALASPRVPPLDLLHRTPPGMRGAAARAAVHAPYRPSGTIGVVALDDNGRTVGHLVRRRSGFRMVTAVCATGGHLVLGSLREPGVAVCARPGAR; encoded by the coding sequence ATGGACCGACCGACGGCACTCGTCCCGCTCCACTACGTCTCCCTCGGCGCCCGCGGCCCCGAGGACGTGGTGGCCGACGCACACGGGCGCGTCCTGACCGGAGTGCGGGACGGCCGGATCCTGCGCCTCCACGACCTCGGAGACCCGCGGACGGCCCGCGTGGAGGTGCTGGCCGAGACCGGCGGCCGTCCCCTCGGACTCGAACCGCTGCCGGACGGCGGTCTGCTGGTGTGCGACGCGGAACGCGGCCTGCTGCGCGTCGACCCCGGTCCCGGCCCCGGCGGCGGCACCGTCCGCGTCCTCGCGGACTCGGCGGCGGGGGAGCGGCTCCGCTTCTGCAGCAACGTCGTCGCCCTGCCGGACGGCACCGTGTACTTCACCGTCTCCAGCCGCCGCTACCCACTGGAGCACTGGATCGGCGACATCGTCGAACACACCGGCACCGGACGGCTGCTGCGCCTGCCGCCCGGGGGCAGCGCACCCGAAGTCCTGCTGGACGGGCTGCAGTTCGCCAACGGGCTGGCGGTCGGCGGCGACGGCTCCTTCCTGGTGATCGCCGAGACCGGCGCCTGCCGTCTCACCCGCTACCACCTCACCGGCCCGCACGCGGGCCACACCGACCTCTTCGCCGTGCTGCCCGGTATGCCGGACAACATCTGGCGCGAGGGCGCCGACGGCCCGATCTGGGTCGCGCTCGCCAGTCCGCGGGTCCCGCCGCTGGACCTCCTGCACCGCACCCCGCCCGGCATGCGCGGCGCCGCCGCCCGGGCCGCCGTCCATGCGCCGTACCGCCCGAGCGGAACGATCGGGGTGGTGGCCCTCGACGACAACGGCCGCACCGTCGGCCATCTCGTCCGCCGCCGCTCCGGCTTCCGCATGGTCACCGCCGTCTGCGCGACCGGCGGCCACCTCGTGCTCGGCAGCCTCCGGGAGCCCGGCGTCGCGGTCTGCGCGCGGCCCGGCGCCCGCTGA
- the crcB gene encoding fluoride efflux transporter CrcB — translation MTAPEAESLRVRPTPRRRSEWRTQAPVVAVVALGGALGACARYGLTLAWPTPPGAFPWATFWTNVSGCAVIGVFMVLITEVWAAHRLIRPFFGTGVLGGFTTFSTYAVDIRRLVDGGRPGLGLGYLAATLCAALAAVWLASVAARRVLIRRQR, via the coding sequence ATGACAGCCCCGGAAGCCGAGAGCCTCCGAGTCCGCCCCACGCCGCGCCGGCGGTCCGAGTGGCGTACCCAGGCACCCGTAGTCGCGGTGGTCGCCCTCGGCGGCGCCCTGGGCGCCTGCGCCCGCTACGGCCTCACCCTCGCCTGGCCCACGCCGCCCGGCGCCTTCCCCTGGGCGACCTTCTGGACCAACGTGAGCGGCTGCGCGGTGATCGGGGTCTTCATGGTGCTCATCACCGAGGTGTGGGCCGCCCACCGGCTCATACGGCCCTTCTTCGGCACGGGCGTCCTCGGCGGTTTCACCACGTTCTCCACCTACGCCGTCGACATCCGCAGGCTGGTCGACGGCGGCCGCCCCGGCCTGGGGCTCGGCTATCTCGCCGCGACGCTGTGCGCGGCCCTCGCCGCGGTGTGGCTCGCCTCGGTCGCCGCCCGCCGGGTGCTGATCAGGAGGCAGCGATGA
- a CDS encoding DUF190 domain-containing protein, which translates to MTSLTGRALRLTVYIGEDDTWHHKPLYSEIVHRAHAAGLAGASVFRGIEGFGASSRIHTSRLLSLSEDLPVAVVVVDTEERVRAFLPQLDELVDEGLITLEECEVVRYVGRTGGPGDKKPKGKKSL; encoded by the coding sequence ATGACGTCACTCACCGGCCGCGCCCTCAGGCTGACCGTCTACATCGGCGAGGACGACACCTGGCACCACAAGCCCCTCTACTCCGAGATCGTGCACCGCGCACACGCGGCCGGACTCGCCGGGGCGAGCGTCTTCAGGGGCATCGAGGGCTTCGGCGCCTCCTCCCGCATCCACACCTCCCGCCTGCTGTCCCTGAGCGAGGACCTGCCCGTGGCCGTCGTCGTCGTGGACACCGAGGAGCGCGTACGGGCGTTCCTGCCGCAGCTCGACGAACTCGTCGACGAAGGGCTCATCACGCTGGAGGAGTGCGAGGTCGTCCGGTACGTGGGACGCACGGGCGGCCCGGGGGACAAGAAACCGAAGGGTAAGAAGTCGTTGTGA
- the crcB gene encoding fluoride efflux transporter CrcB, whose amino-acid sequence MNWLLVIAGAVIGAPLRYLTDRAVQARHDSVFPWGTFVVNVCGCLVLGLLTGAVSAGAAGPHLQLLVGTGLCGALTTYSTFSYETLRLAEAGSGLYAAVNVVASVPAGLAAAFAGVSLAGVLWA is encoded by the coding sequence GTGAACTGGCTGCTGGTGATCGCGGGGGCCGTGATCGGCGCACCCTTGCGCTACCTCACCGACCGTGCCGTGCAGGCCCGCCACGACTCGGTCTTCCCCTGGGGCACTTTCGTGGTGAACGTCTGCGGATGCCTGGTCCTCGGGCTGCTCACGGGTGCGGTCTCCGCCGGGGCCGCCGGACCCCATCTGCAGCTCCTCGTCGGCACGGGGCTGTGCGGCGCGCTGACGACGTACTCGACCTTCTCCTACGAGACGCTGCGGCTCGCCGAGGCCGGCTCCGGCCTCTACGCTGCCGTGAACGTCGTCGCGAGCGTGCCGGCAGGGCTCGCCGCGGCGTTCGCCGGTGTCTCACTCGCCGGAGTCCTGTGGGCCTAG
- a CDS encoding undecaprenyl-diphosphate phosphatase, which translates to MSAISVGQAVVLGVVEGVTEFLPVSSTGHLKITEGLMNIPVDDKSVVGFSAVIQVGAIAAVLVYFFKDIKRIVSAWFRGLVNREERYHHDYKFAWWVIAATIPIVIVGLAAKPLIDGALGSLWVVAGSLIVGSGVMWAADQMGRHKRGEDDTSFQDAMWVGCSQILALLFPGFSRSGATMSTALIRDLDRVAATRLSFFLGIPALTGAGLYELKDALGAGVGAAPLAVGTIVSFVVAYASIAWLLKFVAKHSFNAFVIYRVIIGVGLLGLLATGVLSA; encoded by the coding sequence ATGAGCGCCATCTCCGTCGGTCAAGCCGTCGTCCTCGGAGTCGTCGAGGGGGTGACCGAGTTCCTCCCGGTGTCCTCCACCGGTCACCTGAAGATCACCGAGGGACTCATGAACATCCCCGTCGACGACAAGTCCGTCGTCGGCTTCTCCGCCGTCATCCAGGTCGGCGCCATCGCCGCCGTGCTCGTGTACTTCTTCAAGGACATCAAGCGGATCGTCTCCGCGTGGTTCCGCGGCCTGGTCAACCGCGAGGAGCGCTACCACCACGACTACAAGTTCGCCTGGTGGGTGATCGCCGCCACCATCCCGATCGTCATCGTGGGTCTGGCCGCCAAGCCGCTGATCGACGGCGCGCTCGGCTCCCTGTGGGTGGTGGCCGGCTCGCTGATCGTCGGCTCCGGTGTGATGTGGGCTGCCGACCAGATGGGCCGGCACAAGCGCGGCGAGGACGACACCTCGTTCCAGGACGCGATGTGGGTCGGCTGCTCCCAGATCCTCGCCCTGCTCTTTCCCGGCTTCTCCCGCTCCGGCGCCACCATGTCCACCGCGCTCATCAGGGACCTGGACCGTGTCGCCGCCACCCGCCTGTCGTTCTTCCTCGGCATCCCGGCCCTGACCGGCGCGGGTCTGTACGAGCTGAAGGACGCCCTCGGCGCGGGCGTGGGCGCCGCTCCGCTGGCCGTCGGCACCATCGTCTCCTTCGTGGTCGCCTACGCCTCCATCGCCTGGCTGCTGAAGTTCGTCGCCAAGCACTCCTTCAACGCCTTCGTGATCTACCGCGTCATCATCGGCGTGGGCCTGCTCGGCCTGCTCGCCACCGGCGTGCTCAGCGCCTGA
- a CDS encoding FadR/GntR family transcriptional regulator produces MEAVLGHLRGAIERGEYAIGDKLPSEAELCRTLEVSRPVLREALRALQTMGLTVSRTGKGTFVVANAVEDPTFGDYAASDLLEVRRHIEIPVAGYAAARRTPENLDHLAHLLDRMERETDTTAWVAMDTLFHLAIAEAAQNPVFRRVIEEIRDALARQSAFLNELGGRREQSNREHRAIVEALVDGSEHDAVEAMSHHLDRVETTLTDIVRPQRTDDLPTEGGPEA; encoded by the coding sequence ATGGAAGCGGTCCTCGGCCACCTCCGCGGCGCCATCGAACGCGGTGAGTACGCCATAGGCGACAAGCTCCCCTCCGAGGCCGAGCTGTGCCGCACCCTCGAGGTGTCCCGGCCCGTGCTGCGCGAGGCGCTGCGCGCGCTGCAGACGATGGGCCTCACGGTCTCCCGGACCGGCAAGGGCACCTTCGTCGTCGCGAACGCCGTCGAGGACCCCACCTTCGGCGACTACGCGGCCAGCGACCTGCTCGAGGTGCGCCGGCACATCGAGATCCCGGTCGCCGGATACGCGGCCGCGCGCCGCACCCCGGAGAACCTGGACCACCTGGCCCATCTGCTCGACCGCATGGAGCGGGAGACGGACACCACGGCCTGGGTCGCGATGGACACGCTGTTCCACCTCGCGATCGCCGAGGCCGCCCAGAACCCGGTCTTCCGCCGGGTCATCGAGGAGATCCGCGACGCACTGGCGCGTCAGTCGGCCTTCCTCAACGAACTGGGCGGGCGCCGCGAGCAGTCCAACCGCGAGCACCGGGCGATCGTCGAGGCGCTGGTCGACGGTTCCGAACACGACGCGGTGGAGGCCATGAGCCACCACCTGGACCGCGTCGAGACGACCCTCACCGACATCGTGCGTCCCCAGCGGACGGACGACCTCCCCACGGAAGGCGGACCCGAGGCGTGA